From Schizosaccharomyces pombe strain 972h- genome assembly, chromosome: II, the proteins below share one genomic window:
- the sap14 gene encoding Pre-mRNA branch site p14-like protein, with the protein MPPSTVNQEVNSILFIKNLSFKITAEEMYDLFGRYGPVRQIRLGNTVQTRGTAFVVYENVQDARRACEKLSGYNFMDRYLVVHYYNPERAKVDGQDLAARYAALEQVKQKYGVQ; encoded by the exons atgCCTCCATCTACAGTTAATCAAGAAGTCAATTCTATCCTATTCATCAAGAACTtgtcttttaaaattacagCAGAAGAGATGTACGATCTTTTTGGTAGGTATGGTCCTGTACGACAAATAAGGCTGGGGAATACGGTTCAAACAAGAGGTACTGCATTTGTGGTTTATGAAAACGTTCAAGACGCTCGTCGAGCTTGCGAAAAGCTTTCTGGCTACAACTTCATGGATAGATACTTGGTTG tgcATTATTATAACCCTGAAAGAGCTAAGGTTGATGGTCAAGATTTGGCAGCAAGGTATGCCGCCTTGGAACAAGTTAAGCAAAAATACGGTGTTCAGTGA
- the rpl8 gene encoding 60S ribosomal protein eL8 has product MAPKSKKVAPSPFAQPKAAKTTKNPLFVSRPRSFGIGQDIQPKRDLSRFVKWPEYIRLQRRRKILNLRLKVPPAIAQFQKTLDKNTATQVFKLLNKYRPETAAEKKQRLVAEAEAVANGKSAQDVSKKPYNVKYGLNHVVALIEAKKAKLVLIASDVDPIELVVFLPALCKKMGVPYAIVKNKARLGTVIHQKTAAVLAVTEVREEDKNELASIVSAVDANFSAKYDESRRKWGGGIMGGKTQALLAKRAKAAAATVRL; this is encoded by the exons ATG GCACCCAAGTCTAAAAAGGTCGCACCCTCACCTTTTGCTCAGCCTAAGGCTGCAAAAACTACTAAGAACCCTTTGTTCGTGAGCCGTCCCCGTTCCTTTGGTATTGGACAAGACATCCAACCTAAGCGTGACTTGAGCCGTTTTGTTAAGTGGCCTGAGTATATCCGCCTTCAACGCCGTCGCAAGATTTTGAACTTGCGTTTGAAGGTTCCTCCTGCCATTGCTCAGTTCCAGAAGACTTTGGACAAAAACACTGCTACTCAGGTCTTCAAGTTGCTTAACAAGTACCGTCCTGAGACTGCTGCTGAAAAGAAGCAACGTTTGGTTGCTGAAGCCGAGGCTGTTGCCAACGGCAAGTCTGCTCAAGACGTCTCTAAGAAGCCTTACAATGTTAAATATGGTTTGAACCATGTTGTAGCTCTCATTGAGGCCAAGAAGGCTAAGTTGGTTCTCATTGCCAGCGATGTCGACCCCATTGAACTCGTCGTTTTCTTGCCTGCTTTGTGCAAGAAGATGGGTGTTCCTTATGCCATTGTCAAGAACAAGGCCCGCCTTGGTACTGTCATTCACCAAAAGACTGCTGCTGTTTTAGCTGTCACTGAGGTCCGTGAGGAAGACAAGAACGAACTCGCTTCTATTGTCTCCGCCGTTGATGCTAACTTCTCTGCTAAGTACGACGAAAGCCGTCGTAAGTGGGGTGGTGGTATCATGGGTGGTAAGACCCAAGCTTTGCTCGCTAAGCGTGCTAAGGCTGCTGCCGCTACTGTTCGTCTCTAG
- the vps71 gene encoding Swr1 complex histone chaperone module subunit Vps71 translates to MFVTPIEHAVQKRKKQKQRSVVDPVTRERQLKRNLADLEKDNFSDIRFEIPKDLLQRRVLPISVRRILSSRKTFVNYLDETPNSRYNTCVAKPSYKPPRKFCNVCGYWGKYACQNCGTSYCSKGCEVIHSETRCMKVYA, encoded by the exons ATGTTTGTCACCCCCATTGAACACGCggttcaaaaaagaaaaaaacaaaaacaaagg AGCGTTGTCGATCCAGTTACTCGTGAACGACAATTAAAACGAAACCTTGCAGACTTGGAGAAGGATAATTTTTCGGACATTAGATTTGAAATCCCAAAAGATTTGC TTCAGAGACGAGTTCTACCTATAAGTGTTCGACGAATTCTATCTTCGAGGAAAACATTCGTTAATTACCTTGATGAAACT CCAAATAGTAGGTATAATACCTGTGTTGCAAAACCGTCTTACAAACCTCCGCGAAAATTCTGTAATGTATGTGGTTATTGGGGAAAATATGCTTGTCAAAATTGTGGAACTAGTTATTGCTCAAAAGGGTGTGAGGTTATACATTCTGAAACAAGGTGTATGAAAGTATATGCCTAA
- the utp18 gene encoding putative CGI-48 family protein, giving the protein MASSKENNLKNSVYRDAFLDISSKSRKTAEKPSSKKMEKDTEELELENAVFGNINNFSSFLDKENETFDVMMNEAPELSEDNDAQEDELEKLEDAELFMFDTGSADGAKDSVPLDIIAGDNTVKEDEEASNEIPSIWEDSDDERLMISLQDHSRLRKLRQYEDEDMVNGLQYARRLRTQFERVYPVPEWAKKQDVTEEEDEFNALSEKSVIPKSLKSLFKSSVSYINQSSKLLAPGTINIKRLKDANFQAPSHSGIRCMSIHPYFPLLLTCGFDRTLRIYQLDGKVNPLVTSLHLRSSALQTALFHPDGKRVIAAGRRKYMYIWDLESAQVQKVSRMYGQENFQPSMERFHVDPTGKYIALEGRSGHINLLHALTGQFATSFKIEGVLSDVLFTSDGSEMLVLSYGAEVWHFNVEQRSVVRRWQVQDGVSTTHFCLDPSNKYLAIGSKSGIVNIYDLQTSNADAAPKPVTTLDNITFSINSMSFSQDSQVLAIASRGKKDTLRLVHVPSFSVFRNWPTSATPLGRVTCLAFGKGGELCVGNEAGRVGLWKLAHYD; this is encoded by the exons ATGGCTTCAAGTAAGGAAAATAACTTGAAAAACTCCGTATACCGAGATGCTTTTCTCGATATAAGCTCTAAGAGTAGAAAAACTGCGGAAAAGCCGAgttctaaaaaaatggaaaaagatACTGAGGAATTGGAGCTCGAAAATGCGGTTTTCGGAAACATTAACAAtttctcttcctttttAGATAAAGAGAATGAGACTTTTGATGTGATGATGAACGAAGCTCCCGAATTGAGCGAAGATAACGATGCTCAAGAAGATGAATTGGAAAAGCTGGAAGATGCAGAGCTTTTCATGTTCGATACTGGCTCAGCAGATGGAGCCAAAGATTCTGTACCTTTAGATATTATAGCTGGAGATAATACGGTGAAGGAGGACGAAGAAGCTAGTAATGAAATCCCTTCGATTTGGGAAGACAGCGACGATGAGCGGTTGATGATATCTTTGCAGGACCACTCGAGATTAAGAAAATTGCGTCAAtatgaagatgaagacaTGGTTAATGGTCTTCAATACGCCAGAAGGTTACGAACCCAGTTTGAAAGAGTTTATCCAGTGCCTGAATGGGCTAAAAAGCAAGACGTAACcgaagaagaggatgaaTTTAATGCTTTATCGGAGAAAAGTGTCATTCCTAAATCTTTGAAGAGTCTATTCAAATCTTCAGTTTCCTACATAAATCAATCCTCAAAGCTTCTTGCTCCTGGTACTATCAACATCAAACGGCTTAAAGATGCCAACTTCCAAGCACCTTCTCACAGTGGAATTCGTTGTATGTCTATTCATCCttattttcctcttttGCTTACTTGTGGCTTTGATCGCACACTTCGCATTTATCAGCTTGATGGCAAAGTCAATCCACTGGTAACATCTTTGCATTTACGTTCTTCAGCTCTTCAAACTGCGTTGTTTCATCCGGATGGTAAACGAGTAATAGCTGCTGGTCGGAGAAAATACATGTACATTTGGGATTTGGAGTCTGCCCAAGTTCAAAAAGTTAGTCGTATGTATGGACAAGAGAACTTTCAGCCAAGTATGGAAAGGTTTCACGTAGATCCAACTGGGAAGTACATTGCTTTGGAAGGAAGATCTGGCCATATAAATTTACTGCATGCTCTTACTGGTCAGTTTGCTACaagctttaaaattgaaggTGTACTTTCCGACGTTTTGTTCACTTCTGACGGGTCGGAAATGTTGGTGCTTAGTTATGGTGCGGAGGTATGGCATTTTAATGTTGAGCAACGTTCAGTCGTTCGTCGTTGGCAAGTTCAAGATGGTGTATCTACCActcatttttgtttggacCCATCTAATAAGTATTTGGCAATTGGTAGCAAGAGTGGTATTGTTAATATATATGACCTCCAGACATCCAATGCGGACGCTGCACCAAAACCTGTCACTACATTGGATAATATTACTTTCAGCATAAATAGTATGAGCTTTTCTCAAGATAGTCAAGTTTTAGCTATCGCATCTCGAGGAAAGAAGGATACTCTACGACTCGTTCATGTTCCCAGCTTTAGTGTGTTCCGTAATTGGCCCACCAGCGCTACGCCTTTAGGCAGAGTTACATGCCTAGCTTTTGGTAAGGGTGGTGAGTTATGTGTTGGTAATGAAGCTGGAAGGGTTGGACTTTGGAAACTAGCTCATTATGAT TGA